Proteins found in one Saccharopolyspora phatthalungensis genomic segment:
- a CDS encoding DUF1876 domain-containing protein: protein MVSMKHWTVDVYLDEDVDHTHAEARLRTPDAGDLRAKGSARRNPEDRNVPEIGDELAAARALFELAHRLLKTAQADVERMTGQPAHLHT, encoded by the coding sequence ATGGTTTCGATGAAGCACTGGACTGTCGACGTCTACCTCGACGAGGATGTCGACCACACGCACGCCGAAGCGCGGTTGCGGACGCCGGACGCCGGAGATCTTCGCGCCAAGGGATCGGCGCGACGTAACCCGGAAGACCGGAACGTACCGGAAATCGGGGACGAATTGGCCGCTGCGCGGGCGTTGTTCGAATTGGCCCACCGACTGCTCAAAACCGCCCAAGCAGACGTCGAGAGGATGACGGGCCAACCTGCTCATCTGCACACATAG
- the pqqE gene encoding pyrroloquinoline quinone biosynthesis protein PqqE, which translates to MTSPYGLLAELTYACPLHCPYCSNPLTLSDYGDELTTAQWQRVLGEARELGVLQLHVSGGEPLQRRDVVEIVRRACELGMYTNLITSALGLSPRRAEQLKAAGLDHVQISIQAHEPTQSDRIAGTRSFDRKVAAARLVKELGWPLTLNIILHRQNIDRIADIIALTEQLAPDRVELANTQYYGWAWRNRDALLPSRPQIERAEAVVRAERARLAGRMEISYVLPDYYSQYPKPCMEGWAKRQLTVTPNGDALPCPAAHQLPLPRANVREKSLAWIWTDSPLFQRFRGTDWMPEPCRSCARREIDFGGCRCQAFQLTGDAARTDPVCILSPDHEIVAEVVRAANEGARPREEVLTPRPHPSRVR; encoded by the coding sequence CCGAACTCACCTACGCATGCCCGCTGCACTGCCCGTACTGCTCCAACCCGCTCACCTTGTCCGACTACGGCGACGAGCTGACCACGGCGCAGTGGCAACGGGTGCTGGGCGAGGCACGCGAGCTGGGTGTGCTGCAGCTCCACGTGTCGGGCGGTGAACCACTCCAGCGCCGGGACGTGGTGGAGATCGTGCGGCGTGCCTGCGAACTCGGCATGTACACCAACCTCATCACGAGCGCGCTCGGTCTGTCACCGCGCCGTGCGGAGCAGCTCAAAGCGGCCGGGCTCGACCACGTGCAGATCAGCATCCAGGCCCATGAGCCGACCCAGTCCGACCGCATTGCCGGAACACGTTCCTTCGACCGCAAAGTCGCGGCGGCTCGGCTGGTGAAGGAGCTGGGCTGGCCGCTGACGTTGAACATCATCCTGCACCGGCAGAACATCGACCGGATCGCCGACATCATCGCGCTGACCGAGCAGTTGGCCCCCGACCGCGTCGAGCTGGCCAACACCCAGTACTACGGCTGGGCATGGCGCAACCGAGACGCGCTGCTGCCGAGCAGACCGCAGATCGAACGAGCGGAGGCGGTCGTGCGCGCCGAGCGTGCGCGCTTGGCGGGACGCATGGAGATCAGCTACGTCCTGCCCGACTACTACAGCCAGTACCCCAAGCCCTGCATGGAAGGGTGGGCGAAACGACAGCTCACCGTCACGCCCAACGGCGATGCCCTGCCTTGCCCGGCCGCGCACCAGCTCCCGCTGCCCCGCGCGAACGTGCGCGAGAAGTCCCTGGCCTGGATCTGGACGGATTCGCCCCTGTTCCAGCGCTTCCGCGGCACCGACTGGATGCCAGAGCCGTGCCGCAGCTGCGCCCGCCGCGAGATCGACTTCGGCGGGTGCCGCTGCCAGGCATTCCAGCTCACGGGCGACGCGGCCCGCACCGACCCGGTCTGCATCCTCTCGCCCGACCACGAGATCGTGGCCGAGGTGGTGCGCGCCGCCAACGAGGGCGCTCGGCCCCGCGAAGAGGTGCTCACCCCTCGACCGCATCCGAGCCGCGTGCGGTGA
- a CDS encoding sodium:calcium antiporter: MASIFIFIAGALLLVYSAEKLIGYLARAARGLNISVFFLAIVFTGIEFDDIVFGVALNFEDLHDVALGLVFGTAISYTGIVLALAAILTPIAVYVPRDYIAIFAAAPLVTGVFALAAPLTLVDGVLLLGLFALFVAYIVVQEFRRQTPTFRSTEVSEELDEGTAKPSSAPVPSAQARRLPGWANLGLAVLALAGLIIGAATMSAGTKGILETYGIGGTVFGATIVTIALSLEDIFLTVEPFRRGVPAIGIGNVIGSLVFSVTAKLGVIVVSGGSIAVGPEVLRWHLPVLIVVTVLAAYFLYTGRLRRWHGYALLGCYVVYWGISFALFGEAPVSS; this comes from the coding sequence ATGGCCTCGATATTCATCTTCATCGCCGGGGCGCTGCTGCTGGTGTACAGCGCCGAAAAGCTCATCGGCTACCTCGCCAGAGCCGCGCGCGGCCTCAACATCTCCGTGTTCTTCCTCGCCATTGTCTTCACGGGCATCGAGTTCGACGACATCGTCTTCGGAGTTGCGCTGAACTTCGAAGACCTCCACGATGTCGCGCTCGGTCTCGTGTTCGGAACCGCGATCTCCTACACCGGGATCGTGCTCGCACTCGCCGCGATCCTGACGCCTATCGCGGTGTACGTGCCGCGCGACTACATCGCCATCTTCGCCGCCGCACCGCTCGTGACGGGCGTTTTCGCGCTGGCCGCCCCGCTCACCCTCGTCGACGGCGTGCTGCTACTCGGTCTCTTCGCACTGTTCGTCGCATACATCGTCGTCCAGGAGTTCCGCAGGCAGACGCCGACCTTCCGGAGCACGGAGGTTTCCGAAGAACTGGACGAGGGGACGGCGAAACCCTCCTCCGCGCCGGTGCCGTCCGCCCAAGCACGCAGGCTTCCCGGTTGGGCCAATCTGGGGTTGGCGGTCCTCGCGCTCGCCGGCCTGATCATCGGTGCCGCGACCATGAGCGCCGGAACCAAGGGAATTCTGGAAACCTACGGGATCGGCGGCACCGTCTTCGGCGCGACCATCGTCACCATCGCGTTGAGCCTCGAAGACATCTTCCTGACGGTGGAGCCCTTCCGCCGGGGCGTACCGGCGATCGGGATCGGCAACGTCATCGGAAGCCTCGTCTTTTCGGTCACGGCAAAACTCGGCGTCATCGTCGTCTCCGGCGGCAGCATCGCAGTGGGACCGGAGGTGCTCAGGTGGCATCTGCCGGTCCTCATCGTCGTGACAGTCCTCGCCGCGTACTTCCTTTACACGGGCCGCCTACGGCGATGGCATGGTTACGCGCTGCTCGGATGCTACGTCGTCTACTGGGGAATCAGCTTCGCCCTCTTCGGAGAAGCTCCCGTCAGCTCTTAA